The Coffea arabica cultivar ET-39 chromosome 10e, Coffea Arabica ET-39 HiFi, whole genome shotgun sequence region TTGGTTTGCAAAGTTATTTGTTTCCACTATGAGAAATTGTGTCTGATTTGATGGGTTTCGATAGTTACTTGGAGTATCTACTATGATGTAGACTATGGAAGGCACAACTATCTAAGTTGGTACTTGGTTTGCAAAGTTATTTTGACTTGCTGCATTTACTACCCACTTGTCTATTCACTGAGAACCTATTTTGCCTGACAGGTGGCTTTGGTCATATAGGAGCTGTCAGCAGGGTTCAAGGTAATTCACCtctgattcattcacttgagTTCTGGCTTTATTTGTGTGCCCTGTATAACTTTTTCAATTTGCCAGTCTTGCTGGTTGATACATGGAAGTTAAATGTAGACTTGGCTTACATTATTGATGAGAGTTGAAAGCTTTGGTTGAGACTAGAATTTTGAATTGTCTGTCTCCTAATTCCTAGAAGATCTCGGGGTTATGAAATGGATCTAAAATATGTAAATGGCTCTTTGTTTTGTGCTTGAGGTCCTTGAGTTGTCATCTGATGTTAAATCATGAACCATGAAAATTTTGAGTTCTAGACCTGCTTCTTGTTGGTAACTAACTAGATCATGGGCCGTCTTTATTTTGGGTAAACATTTATACAAttaaacatgtgaaatgatATTGGGAGTGATGCTCTTCAACAATAGAAAATATGCAAGATTGGTTCATTAACTATGAAAACTGTAGCCATAGTGGAGATCTGAGCTTTGCATAATAAACAGTCCCATGCATAAAAACTGCCTAAGTTGTTGAGGCTATCATAACAGTTAATCATTTTATCACTTATGCAATTCTCTAGTGATTCACTATTTAGCATGTTGACtgattaaattttatttttgatgcTTAGAGGTGGGGACCCCTATCTGAAATTAATGTAGATGTCAGTGTTTGACATACAGTCTTCCATTTAAAAATCTTGGACTTCTTTATTATGTGCAGGGGATTTCTCATGTACTACAGAGGTTCAACAGGCGATTCCTTTTCTGAAGAAAGCATATGGTGACAGCATGCGCAAGGTGTTGCATATTGGTCCAGATACTTGTTCGGTAGTTTCCGCACTATTAAGAGAGGAGGATACTGAAGCTTGGGGACTGGAGCCATATGATATAGAGGATGCTGATCACAGTTGCAAGAGTCTTGTACATAAGGGTCTTGTTCGTGTGGCTGATATCAAGTTTTCTCTTCCATACAGGGCAAAATCATTTTCTGTTGTGATTGTCTCAGATGCACTGGATTATTTGTCCCCAAAGTATCTGAATAAAACCCTTCCTGAATTGGCAAGGGTTTCAGCTGATGGACTTGTTATTTTCACTGGTAAGTTGAGATTCTGCTACATTTCGCTAGTTCCTTAAAATTGTTAAATGTTCTGGGAAAGGTCCTTTTTTACTTTTCTACTAAGTTCCCCTTATATTGTTTTTCATCAACCTTTATTATGCTTTACTTTTTACCTTTCCTTTTAGATTGTAAGAAATCTTAATCCTTTTAGGTGAGAATTTTGTGATCCTTGGGAATAATTGGGATAGAAACCAAATGCTGCGATATTGAGCTTATTAGATGAATACAAAATCTGCtatcttttaatttattttgagattttttgCTGAAATCGAAGTCAGTATTTCTTTTCAAGAAGTTTTCTGCAAATATTTTGTTGCCTTTGCTGGTCATTGGTTGGGATTGTTGCTATTGGTGTCTTTCCTCCTATGTTGATCGTTGTTTAGAAAGATGCAGAAAACAGTCTCATTGCCACTGTCAGTGGAGCATAATTGCCATGGTGTTTTATGGAATTAAAGAAACATTACATCAGTTCCGGCAAAGTGCATGCAATTATTTGGGATTGGAAAAGAGAAAGCAGGCTGTGAGACATTTTATGATGACACATATTATCTAACTCTCCACCTGGCTGCATCAGTATTCCCTATTTCTTATATAATCTGATTTTACAACATATCAGGTTTTCCACAGCATCACAAAGCAAAGCCCACGGATAAATCCAAATTAGGGCGATCTGTAAGTATCTTTGTATCCTATGCTacatttgttttattattcatTGTTGTCTATTTTGCTTATGTTCACcttttggaaataaaatccataGTGTCTAAAGTTTGCACAACAGAAGGTCATATTCTTTCTGATCAATGTTTGAGCATGTTAATATCGTCTCACACTTGAAGCTTTTTTCAATTAATATCATTGTTATCAATTTTTGGTTGTGTTATTTTTATCTCTCATGCAAATTATTCCGAGTCATATCCTGATTTCTCAGGGTTTTATAGTATGTTGGCCATAATGTTCATCTGTGCAAATTCAGGTAGATTTTCAGAAATGGCACCATCTGTACAAGTCTTCTTGTTTGTTATGATTGCTGCTTAAGGCTTCAGGTTTAAATAATGTTGTAGCAACACAGATAGAAGCATACAAAATGTCTGCAAGAGTAAAACTGAATATGAGTAGAGAGTTGAGTCTGGAAAATGGTCTTCTGGGCTTGACATATCTAAATGGATTATTAATTTCCTGGGGGAACCACTAAGGTGCTGAATCGCTGGACAATAGCAAATATAAAACAATGAAAAACGATGGGATTATACAAGGgcatcaaaaagagaaactaaagacAGTGACTTTCAACCACCTAATTCCCTCCGTTTGATGATTACAGAAACAATTGAAAGCTTCTTCAATCTTGTTACGCTTGAAGAACGCAGGCATGTATCATTGAAATTTCAAACATAACATACTTACTAGTTCTTCTCTTTTGCTGGCACAACGCTTACTTTCTCTTATGGAGAAATAAGTATCACAATTCATGatttgttttcaaaatttgtgTGATGATTTATGTTTAAAATTAGGGACATAACATACTCCAATATATTTTATCTTCTTACTGAGAAAATATTTTATACCTCGTGATGTTTAATCATCCACTTAGGGCTGAAAGAATTTCTCCCCCActcttatgatttttttttttgggggctgTTGGGCATGGGGTGGTTAATAGGCTAAACTAAGGAGCGCAACCTGGTGGGTTCGACATTTTGTTCAGACaagtttggaagaaaatgaagctGCCGTGAAAAAGTTTGAACAAGCTGCGTTGAGAAGATCTTACAACCCAAGTTGCCAAATATTTCACTTGAAGTcatatcaataaagttttggagTTTTGTCAGCTGAAGTGCCTTTCCAGTTTCCTCGACCCTTAAGTTACAACATTTATTTAGTTCCAAAAGGCCATTGGACCAGTAACTCTTAGAAACGATTTAAACAGTTGAGATCTTTGGGGCATTTATGGACAAAATAGGCCTCTGCTTCGTGATGAAGAGGTTGGATTTCGGCAGATTATTGATCAATTGTAAGCGGGAAATGTAGCTAACATCTGGTAATGCGTACCTATTACTAGATTTCGATGATTAAAGCAGCTTAC contains the following coding sequences:
- the LOC113712675 gene encoding probable pectin methylesterase CGR2 isoform X2, with protein sequence MMAMAMSRRPINPSRRVADIVGASPVPTSLHSKSRSSPFLSLGLIVVGSILLIGYFYRGSGGFGHIGAVSRVQGDFSCTTEVQQAIPFLKKAYGDSMRKVLHIGPDTCSVVSALLREEDTEAWGLEPYDIEDADHSCKSLVHKGLVRVADIKFSLPYRAKSFSVVIVSDALDYLSPKYLNKTLPELARVSADGLVIFTGFPQHHKAKPTDKSKLGRSKQLKASSILLRLKNAG
- the LOC113712675 gene encoding probable pectin methylesterase CGR3 isoform X1 — its product is MMAMAMSRRPINPSRRVADIVGASPVPTSLHSKSRSSPFLSLGLIVVGSILLIGYFYRGSGGFGHIGAVSRVQGDFSCTTEVQQAIPFLKKAYGDSMRKVLHIGPDTCSVVSALLREEDTEAWGLEPYDIEDADHSCKSLVHKGLVRVADIKFSLPYRAKSFSVVIVSDALDYLSPKYLNKTLPELARVSADGLVIFTGFPQHHKAKPTDKSKLGRSAKLRSATWWVRHFVQTSLEENEAAVKKFEQAALRRSYNPSCQIFHLKSYQ